Part of the Triticum urartu cultivar G1812 chromosome 2, Tu2.1, whole genome shotgun sequence genome, caccatcctcagtaacaaccatcacacgcttagatgggcattttctcgcataatgacctccacccttgcaacgtcgacaaataatatcatgtgtttgccctgttgatgccatggatgaagaagagctctttgcaggcccagaaggtgtgctcttggcagatagtggtgattgtgcctgctttattgtatcacggttggaggtggcagccgacggaggcgccggtgtagcagaacgtgtggaagtatatgatgcacgtggtgtccatgatgaaggtcgacctgcagaaaagttagtccgcgccaatgcctgtcctgcacttcacgttcagctttacaagcaagatggaataaacgagtgatattagtatactccttatactctagaatcgtctgaatctctctatttaatccacccataaaacgtgcaagcatagcttcattctcctcaacaataccacatctaatcatgccagtttgtaattcctgataatattcttctacagaattttttccctgtcttaagcgctgcaatttttgaagtaattcacgttgataatatggtggaacccaacgagtacgcatagcagttttcaaagcaccaagtagccggaatagatATAATCCTACAATGCCAGACACCAAACACATGGCaaaaaactagtgaaagcacaaacagcagcaggaaacACGTCTCCCTcggggatattgtaaacatgtaaatcgttgttcagtttctaactcccaagtaagatatatatcaggaacatatctaccctcaaatggtggaatattcaattttagtttagggagatggtcatgatctcgtacctgaggtggagctacagcccTACCATTGCGATTATATGCCCGAGGTCGACCtgctggtggtggtgctggtggttgcacttAGTTTTGATTTTGATCAACCCCATACTCGTAATAGTCCTCCACCACtacagtagcagcaggagctacagaagcatcacCAGCAGTAgcagcggcaccagaattttgtccaggctcaaggggaacgcgcagtgctcgtcccacttgatttggaaggcgacgttgttgttgttcttgttgttgtagaggtgcgacaggtgcagctcgcggtggtggtggaagacgcgtgaacaattcattaaacttgttatcgagctttttttcgaacgtcttctcaatgccatctatcttctccatggcctcttcaaatctgtttagcacatcttgcacctgtccactcatcatttgctaaaatttatcatgtaactgtttgttcgtcatgttctcccaatcagtctcatcggcttgtgatcttgccatggttagcagcaatagaaacatacaagaatatgatcctacagactactaggaagtggtggtggtggtggtgtatcacaaatccgtcaagcgaatctcaaatttttactagttcttacccagcagcaggtggtgatcggcaactgttgtagtcaaaactctcaaagcttggacagggcgattgccaggtggtgtcaaacgcacgacgtagatgtatgtggagctggaaggcttatgatatggtagcaaaaatgtcagcaataatcaattcagagatgcaaagttgaataaacgttCAACGACTGTACTGTGCTAGTcttaggctagaccgtgctagagacgcgagcctagaacactaacaaaatcacggcgctgcatgtagacaagggaggagcacactctgaattttttttctcttttttcatttttttgcacttttttccctcttttttttgctccgcaacaatttttttttcaaaaaagtctacaaatggtctaaaaactgcctagccagaattttccagattGCATATAATGTTTTTGTTGAACAAGTTGCAGCCAAGGTACATGAACTCGATGATGAAAGGAAGAAGCTCTACAGTAAGTTACAAGCTAAGCAAGAGGATGCTTTTCAACACACTGTAGAGATTGAGATGGGATTGAATAAATTCAGTGCCTTATGTGATTTAGGGGCAAGTGTTTCCACTATCCCCAAATCTGTTTATGATAGTCTCAATCTCGTTCCTTATGCTAATACTGAGATCATTTTGAATATGGCTAACTCTATTTTACTTGAGCAGTAGGCATTAAGCATGGTGTTATAGTTCAAATTAGTGATTGCCCTGTCATGATTGATCTTGTGACAATAGATATGCCTGAGGATCCAATTGCTCCTAtaattctcggtagaccttttcTAAGGACTATCAAAGCTGTGATAAATGTGATTGAGGGGAATGTGAGATTTGATTTACCAGCTAAAGATCCTTTTGTAAGACATTTCCCCAGGAAAAAGAAAATGAAGAACTATGCAGGAGAAGGCATCGTCGTGAATGCTAGAAGCTATGGTCTCCGTGTGTTTGCACCACCTAGATCACCACTACAGTCGAGCTAACCAACCGAAAACAAGCGCTTCGTGGGAGGCAACCCACGCGAATAAAGTAGACAAGTAAGTTTTTATTTGTTTCAATAAAAGAGTGATTGAAGTTCTTTTTGAAGAAGTAAGTTTGGAAGAGACTAATGAAGGACTTGTGATGTGCAAGTTGAATTATATGTTGAATTGATGTTTGGATACCTGGAAATATGTCTATGTATTGGAACTAACCCCGTGGGAGAATAGAGAAAAAGAAAAGTTTCAGAAGAAACAGGTCAAAAGACGGCCTTTAAAACGACCGCAGCGGTCTTATGGGCGGTCGCATGACCTGCTGAAGGTTCCAACGCAAAATAAGCAGAGACAACACGGAGAAAGATGGTGTTTCCAACAAGCACAAGCGCCTGTTCAAGCGGTCGTTTCATTTCTTTGTAGAAACATAGAAAATTTCCAGAGCGTTTGACGGCGTTCCAAACAAGTGCACGCACCCGTCGAGCGGTCATTTGACATCATCGACTAGAAGAAGAAACAGAACAGAGCGAATGATGGTGTTCAAAGCGAACGTTGCCGCCCCGTTTCAGCTGTCATTTCATCTATGCACAGACGCAAGTAAGTTATCAAGGAGAACTACGACGTTCCATGCAGGCACCCGCACCCGTATGAGCGGTCGTTTCGCACCCTGGCGGCCATAATAAGCCTGAGGAAGAAGGTAAATCTCCCCCACctctctcttttcttcttcttcttcttcctcctctaaaCCTCTCCAAACCCTAGCAAAACCTCGGCCCgtctctttttcttttcttttttagcACTCTTCTAATGCGGTGCATTCTGCCTTTGAGGGTGTGCCATGCCAACATTCGGCAAAAAGCACAACTTCAACATTGATTCTCTACTTTCTGTGGGAGCTTCTTCAGCACGTAGTAGCTATCTCGAGTTGATCAAACAAATCAATTGGTACAATTTTTTCGTGGCCAAAATATTTAGATACTGGATGGTTGATGTATTAGATAGAGTACATTACATGAACATTTACGGTGCTATTCCTCAAACTCCAAACTCCGGTAATTCATCAAAGTACCCCAAACTCCGGTAATTTGAACTTCAACTTTGATATGATGACATTATTGGTCACCTACCCCTTACACCTATATTGTTTGAGGGCAAACCTTGGTTGATAGATACCGTTGATGGGGAGAACCACAAGTTTTGGAGCTAAGTATTCATCCAAGATACTGTGGGGTTATGGATGCTAGTAGTGTACTTATATCTCTATTTGACCGTGGGGCTGCGGGCAACTTGAACCTACCTTGGTTTGATAGCGGAAACTgagttttctttctttttttgcaaGAAAACTGAGTTATCTTTCTGAGTTCATTGTGCTCAATTCACACCGATTTACACAACAAATCAATGCGAAAATCGAAAACTAGCATGATGGCGTAACCGAGTATGAATAGTAACAGAGAATTCAAATGATCCATTAACCGCTCACAAAAAAATCAGATACAAAGCAAAACCCAAGGCTACATGGGCTGAGAATCAAAACGGTGTTATCACAAAGCTTATGAGCTCGTGTTGTGGCCATCAGATGGCCATTTTGAGTAGTGATGGGCAGGCCAAATGATTACCAATCAAAAAGTGTGCATTTCATAGTAAAAATCTCACAAACTGACAAGCACAGCATGAATCAAAATGAACCTTCACAATGGAAACAAGATTCTCAGAGCATTTAGGTAGAACAGCTCATTGTGCATAACGAAATTATAGCTAAACAGAACCAAATACTAGATATATAACTGGTTCAAAACAAGGGAGACAGCTAGATGGACATGCCACCAGATGGTCCGTACTGAATTCTTTCAAAGTAGAAAGCGGCATAACTCATTTAAGAGGAATGAACCGGGAAGAGTGTGTGGCACCGATACCGGGCCTACCATGCTTCACTGGCTTGTAGGAGATAGAGAACTCTGCAAGGTAATGGCCAATCATCTCAGGCTTAATCTCAACCTGGTTGAAGGTCTTGCCATTGTAGACACCGATAAGGCTGCCAATCATCTCAGGGACAATGATCATGTTACGAAGATGTGTCCTCACTGGCTCAGGCTTCTCACCAGCAGGAGCGTCCTTTTTCTGTTCAAGACCAACGGAACAGATTGTCAGGTAACTACATGTTAGTAAAATAAAAGGCTCTAGCTTAAGCTAGTTTTCCCTCCTTAACTAATTCTTTCATCAAACCTCCCCCTCCGTTTTTGCTTTTGCTGTTTCTACTGGTTTTTGTTAaaaccaacaacaacaacacagcCTTCAGTCCCAAACAAATTGgcgtaggctagaggtgaaacccataaactctcgcaaccaactcatggctcgggcacatggatagcaagcttccacgcacccctgtccatagctagctctttggtgatactccaatccttcaggtctctctaaACGGAcccctcccatgtcaaattcggtctaccccgccatctcttgacattctccgcatgATTTAGCTgtccgctatgcactggagcttctggaggcctgcgctgaatatgcccaaaccatctcagacgatgttggacaagcttctcttcaattttTGTTAAAACCAACACTACTTAAAAATCATCTATTTATCAAATAAGATAATGTTTCCTGGTAAGCCAATAAGTATATCTTCCAAAATATGCAAGGTTCCATCTTATGTTTACTTCGATTTGACAACCCCAACTCTTCCATTCAGTCTTGGCTGCTTTTTGGTCTGCTTATAATTTATTAAATAAAATCATGTTTCATTTAGTAACTGAATAACTACTGATCCAATTGGAAGCTAAAATACATTTTCAGTGTGCAATTGCATTAAGAAAACAAAAGGTGCCCCTCTGCAACACACAGGCAATTATATAGTATTGCATGGAAATGCAGCTATAATACAGTGAGATTTGCAACATTACAGTGGAAAGAATGAGGAAAGAGCATATTCTCCTTTTTTAGGTTAGCAGCTCAGAATCATGTTATTGAAGTATAATAGCCGGCATTGCTAGTTATGAATGCACTACTGAAGTTCATATGGTAGAACAAAAGTAGTCAGCTCACATAGTCTGAACTAATTTCAAACTCAGATCATGTAAAGAAGGAAAGATCAAATGCATAGCACCATAAACGCATAAACAACATACAGCATAGTGAGGAAACCTGACCTTGCGACAGAAAAACAACACATTCTATCTTTACTCTTACAAAGATCTGAGTTGGTGGCAACCCGTTCACCAAGTTGATAGAAGTTGACACATTTCTCAAACATTCTATGGAGATCAGAGTTTATAGTTTTAGACAACTCAGGACCTATGATGGCACAAGTGTTTAAACTTGAAACCAAAACAAAAAATATTGATAGCTATGCACGAGAATGTAGCCAATAGATCTTAAAGATTGTTGCAGGAGACATAGGAGGCACCTGAATTAACAGCATGTGCTCGAGTAACTGAATGTCTATTTCCCAGTACCAATCAGCACATGCCGCTAAGATTAACCTTCTAAAAAAGACAATGGTAACATAAACATTTATTGTGACAGAAACCAAACAAGTAACTTAAAATCCCTGAGTCCCGCAATAGTAAGTAGACAGATCCAGGCATCATACCGTATAAGGTAGTAGACTAGTAGTAACTTGAGTTATATCAGTCAGAATGTTCATAAAACGGAAACAAAGAAAAAGGACTGGGCAACTCACCGCCTTGCGCAGCTTCTTGACGAGCGCCATGGGCTTCCTCTTGAGACCCCTCTTGAACCTGCCAGAGCACACAGCGATTCATCCACATCAGACGAAGGACAACAAACAACGAAACTCGAACGCGCGAGATGCATAGACAACAGGTACCTTCTGCGGGCGCGAGCGGGGAACATCTGGACAAGGTCGTCGGTGGACATGTCGAGGAGGGCATCGAGATCCACGCCGCGATAGCTGAACTTGCGGAACGTCCTCTTCTTCGGCTGCGCGCCGGCGGCCACCTCCGTGTCAACGTCGACGTCCGCCTGAGGACACGAAACATCGATCCGGCGTTACGAGGGCGACATGGACGGGTTACGAGATGATGCAGGGTTTCGAACTCACCATGGTCGGGTCGGCTTCGAGCGGGtacgaagcggcggcggcggcgaggaatGGGAAGCTGCGGCTTCTAGGGTTCTGAAGAATGGTTTGTGAGAGTGGGAGCTTATATATATAGCTGGGCGTGGTGATTCATTTGGGCTGGGCTGGTAAATGTTTGGGCGATGCGTGGGCTGGTATATAT contains:
- the LOC125537129 gene encoding 40S ribosomal protein S15, producing MADVDVDTEVAAGAQPKKRTFRKFSYRGVDLDALLDMSTDDLVQMFPARARRRFKRGLKRKPMALVKKLRKAKKDAPAGEKPEPVRTHLRNMIIVPEMIGSLIGVYNGKTFNQVEIKPEMIGHYLAEFSISYKPVKHGRPGIGATHSSRFIPLK